Below is a window of Desmonostoc muscorum LEGE 12446 DNA.
CATAATCTGAAATATGCTCGTAGGCTTTTGCGTAATAATCAAACTCTGCTTTACCTACGAGGCTATCAATGGCATATCGCATATCGTTGTATTCTAGACTAGTCTGATAAGAGCGATCGTTGAGTTTTAGAGCTTGTTCACACAAAGAGCGATCGCCTGTTTGAAACCCAAGATGCCAATAGACACTGGCAGCTTGGTGCAAAATTCCAGGTAACTCCTCTTCACGTCCGTATTTCTCTGCTAGTTTCAGGCTTTTTTCTAAAGCATCTTGAGCTTGAGAAAGCAGATTGAGATCCCACTCTACCTGTGTCACATCCCAAACGGCTTCATTTCGTATTTCAGCACTAAACCACTGATTTAAGCCTAACTGAAAATATGCCCTACACAATATTCGATTATCATTTTCCTCATTGTTGCAACGGCTTAATGCTCTCTCAAGTAATTGTTTAGCTTTAACATAGTTACCATCATCTACCCAAATACTAGCAGAGGCAATTTCGGCGTCAGCTATTTCGCGTTCACTTTCAACACTCGACCACATATCAATAGCAGCCTTAAAACACTGTTCAGCCTTGACATGATTTTTTTGTTGTCCATATAAAAATCCCAAATTATTTTGAATACTAGCCATAACTTGAGTTAAACCTTTATTAGGAGTGTCAACTTCCATAGCAGCATCCCAACCTAGTTTGTAATATTTTTCAGCTTCCTCAAAGTTGTTGAGTTGTCGATAAAGATAACCAACTTGATTAGCTACACCAGGAATAGCTGATAGTTTGTTACGTTGGACTAGCGATAAACACTTTTGCTGATATTTCAAAGCTTCGTCATAAAGATGTAACTTGGCATTCAACATTCCCAAGACATTGCAAATATCTGCTTGATGAGCAGAATTAGAAGATAGTTCCGATAGTATTACCTCTAGCTTTTTCACCTCATCTTCTGTTGCACACTTGTCTTTCAGTGCGTGAACAATCCTGGATTCAAAAATAATCATTTTCAGTTTTTGATCGGGGTTTAGCTCTGTTTCAAACTGTTTGACAATTGCCAATAATTGATTAACAAAGCTAAATTTCTTGGCTTGAGTACGTATCGTATTAGTAATTTCATACCAAGTATCAAAACCAACAATCGGATCGGCATATAAAGCATTCCATAGCCATCGGCTAGTATTAAATTCCCGCAATTGTTTCACTTCTTCAATGAGAAACTCGATGCTAGCGACTTTCTGAGAATTATCAGAGGAATGTTGAACCTCCAATATTCTTTTGTGTGGGCCTAGTTCATAATCTTTTTGCTTGAAATATTGGGCAGCAATCCGACTATCTCGTTTTCTCCATTCAAAATCCGGGTCAATATCTGTCCATACATATTTGTCAACCAAGTCTCGTACAATATCATGCAATGATATTTGAGAACCACCGACTACTGGTTTAATAAAAAAGTAGCTCTGTGCATCAATAAATAATTTTTCGGCATCTTCTTTTGATATTTCTAATAAATTCGCAATATCAGAGCTATCTAATGGGTAGATGCGTGAAAGCAACAGAGTTAGCCGGTCCATTGATGTGCGAAGCTGCGTAATATGTCGAACCATTTCAGCTTCAAATCCACCAGTTTTTTCTAACCTACCTGGAATAGTTTCTATATCTTCACTTTCTAACCAATCTGGTATGACTTCCCGATAAGCATACTCTACCCCAAATTCAATCATGATCGGGCTGCCACCAGAAAGAACTATGAGTTTTTGAGCCAAGTCTTGTCCGAGAGTAAAGTGAAGCTGCTCCTCCTTGGAAAGAATGTAAGTCCGCACATCCTCACGAGTAAATTCATTTAGTTCCAAAGAAATTAATTCTTCTTTGTTGAATGAATTTTCTAAAATTTGGCGGCCAATATTAGGGCGACCTGCTAAAATAAATACGGCATTGTTTAGTTGATGGCATAAATTGCCGACATGCTGCCAAACTTTCTCTCTGACTTCTGGTTGTCCTAACTTCTCAACAGTATCAATTAGAAATACTAGTCTCTGTTGGCTGGACTTGCGATTAATTTCATCGACTAAGAACTTTTCAAGTTGTCCGCGTTCTTGTTTATATGCGATTCGACTGATGCAATTTTCATCTTCTCGCAGTTGTCGTAACCGGAGCAACCATTGTTGATAAGTAGAATCGTATAATTGTTTGGCGATTTGAGTGTATAAATCTTCTGCATCATTAAAAACAGGGATATCGCAATCAATAATTTCACTTGTCCCAATCTGAATTTGATTGAGGCGGCATTGTAATGCACGCAGCAACCAAGTTTTGCCAATTCCACCTCTACCCTCCACCAAAATGACATGCAGCTTATTAGGCTCCTGAACAAGGGAAATTATTCGATTTAGATGTTCTTCACGACCAACAAACTCTAATTTTTCTAGTTCAGACATAATATCAAACTCCTATTTAATTTTTGAACTTATTTGTGTAGGTAGGGAGTAGGGAGTAGGGAATGGGGAATAGTGAATCAGCTTTTCCGAGTTTATGGAGTTTCTTCAAAAATCAAATACCAGTCCTATATAATTCCTATTTAATTTTTGCAAAAACTCAATCCACATATTCCCCATTCCCCACTCCCCACTCCCCAATTAATTATTTTGAATTGCTTCATCAAGCTTCTGAATTAAATCTCTGTAGGGTGTATCATTATATTCGTCATTGTGCAGATAGTAATTGACAAGAAACTGAAATTCCCAGTCATTTTCTACTTCAGATTTGAGCGTATAAAGAAATTCATGCATTTGCTCTCGGTCTGTATTGCGGAATATTTCCAGAGTTTCTTCAACGGTTTTATCAAAGAAATCTTGGCGGAGTTTTTGTCGATAAGCCAGACTATTAGCACCAAAATTAATAAATCCAGCGTGTTGTTGCAGGCTTTGAAAAAAATACTGCATAGACCAAGTACCCGCAACAGCAGAATTATTCTTTGATTTCAGTTCATGAATATATTCCCAGCAAATTTGAGCTGCTTCGCTACAAAGTTTTTGAAAGTTATCAGGCGAAGTTTCTCTCAGAAGACCAATAACTAGTAGCCGCCGTGTCATACCATCTTTGATAATGGTTTTGTCACGAGTAAAAATAGATGTCTTTGTCAGTTCAGCGTTTAACTTAAAACTATCATCACTGAAAGGTAATTGAAATCTCCGAACGGCTTCTTTTAATACCCAAGTACCATTGAGTATAGGAAATATACTCAATTTTTCAATTGATTCGTAGAGATGATTATTTTCCGTTGTCAAGGTTTCTTTAATTTGGTCTCTACACTTTTTGAGCTTTTTTTCCCATAGTTGGTTGCCATAACTGTTTAAAAACCAACTAACTGTATAAGCACCACTGCGATAAACTTTTAGTGCTTCAGCAATTCCCCCTGGGTGTCCGCCAG
It encodes the following:
- a CDS encoding tetratricopeptide repeat protein: MSELEKLEFVGREEHLNRIISLVQEPNKLHVILVEGRGGIGKTWLLRALQCRLNQIQIGTSEIIDCDIPVFNDAEDLYTQIAKQLYDSTYQQWLLRLRQLREDENCISRIAYKQERGQLEKFLVDEINRKSSQQRLVFLIDTVEKLGQPEVREKVWQHVGNLCHQLNNAVFILAGRPNIGRQILENSFNKEELISLELNEFTREDVRTYILSKEEQLHFTLGQDLAQKLIVLSGGSPIMIEFGVEYAYREVIPDWLESEDIETIPGRLEKTGGFEAEMVRHITQLRTSMDRLTLLLSRIYPLDSSDIANLLEISKEDAEKLFIDAQSYFFIKPVVGGSQISLHDIVRDLVDKYVWTDIDPDFEWRKRDSRIAAQYFKQKDYELGPHKRILEVQHSSDNSQKVASIEFLIEEVKQLREFNTSRWLWNALYADPIVGFDTWYEITNTIRTQAKKFSFVNQLLAIVKQFETELNPDQKLKMIIFESRIVHALKDKCATEDEVKKLEVILSELSSNSAHQADICNVLGMLNAKLHLYDEALKYQQKCLSLVQRNKLSAIPGVANQVGYLYRQLNNFEEAEKYYKLGWDAAMEVDTPNKGLTQVMASIQNNLGFLYGQQKNHVKAEQCFKAAIDMWSSVESEREIADAEIASASIWVDDGNYVKAKQLLERALSRCNNEENDNRILCRAYFQLGLNQWFSAEIRNEAVWDVTQVEWDLNLLSQAQDALEKSLKLAEKYGREEELPGILHQAASVYWHLGFQTGDRSLCEQALKLNDRSYQTSLEYNDMRYAIDSLVGKAEFDYYAKAYEHISDYARELSDRFQSYENIHTLYFGRILRIEGDVAFQQANYDFAFSKYAQGIPKIFQHGGFGPYSIQHELNLLQKKIERLPIELSKTLIQQLKSQWQDHKALKEWCDQQMFLTRIRATK